The Macrobrachium nipponense isolate FS-2020 chromosome 44, ASM1510439v2, whole genome shotgun sequence genome contains the following window.
taagtcaattaaattgtgaatgcaaatgaaaatacagaaaaatgtgaacAGTATCAACataaaaaggcacactttaataagaaaatgaaaaaatgcacaaaatgaaacaaacacaaaacacaaaaattcgcaatgtgtaaaagtgtaaatcttttcactcaaaacgtaaccatcagtttttaccaaaccttcgtaaccatctgttattagttactagttaaccattagatattagttgaaactaataaatatataacacactttacctttttggtataccaatttctttctttgctgcaggcttgtttcactttaccaaaaaccaggcgccgttacgaaacaatgtttgttcagattccacaaaaacactatttaacactaaataaactctaagaaatataaaatatgaaattctcaagttacgagtgaccaatttacgttacgttaatataatctcaaggatgtcgagggagagagagagatctgaaagcctcgcggttctaagatataatgaaattttcGTCCCCCTTGcagaaactggactgaggagatgacacaaaacgtttttggcacaaatgtttccagaagcttcgaaatcttgcacaacttttatacaaaatgtgtaatttgcacgtggcactcggcaaagacatacgcgtatgagaccagtctgttcaaaaaaaagacatgtactctactcgatcgagacGAAGGAGAAacccttatcacacatgatgacagattcccaaaacacattgaagatccGAGCTCGCTTAtgaaatgtgttgacagattaggaaagcaaacagatctcgcagttcctctaatctcactatgctgacataatagggaaacaatcgtagtttcgaatggacaaagaaaatctctctctttttacattctacgttttatttatatatatatatatatatatatatatatatatatatagatatatatatatatatatatatatattcttttacattatgttatgcgaaacctgaacacatattttaaaacatcctatctctaagctatctaggaatctgaaaaaatgttgcacaattctacataacattttatacagtcacagaggagatatatgcattttgaaagtagcaatatatatatatatatatatatatatatatatatatacatatatacaaatatatataatatatagatatatatatatatatgtatatatatcatatatatatatatatatatatatatatatatatatatatatatatatataatttgctgctgctgctaagtATGCCATACCAGTTTtccatttcaaaataattctCTCTACGCTATTCTTCTCCATGTTTCGCTTCTCTTCGACTCTGTCAAGGAtatgaaaatgcaaatgaaaggaCAGACATCTTTACCGGaagaaaaagttttgttttctgtttaccAAATGTGCTACGTAGTACAAGTCGTTTGAAAGAACTTAGCGCCGTGATTTTCATCCTAGTGGACACTTATCttcgtttttttccttttgttttttaaatggaaaatctaCGAAGAAATTTATCGTAACTTCAGcagaagattttttttgtttttttttttttcatactttataGATTTAAATAAGAACCCACTGATTTATTTCATGGTTGAAAAATCAccatttaaaggaaaattttgtGGCAATGTgcgaaataaaattcaaaaaagattaataaaaatcgagatttaaaaaaaatggtgaaattaATCACTTTTTAATTATGCTGATATACTACGTGAAAGCGTAATGGACTACTGATCATGTTTTGCACGCATATCATTTTATTCTGGCAGCTTCCCTTATCATTTCCTTGTCCTTTCCTAATCTATCTTTTTATCACATTATGGATTTACTCTTTTATTGTGGCTTGCTCTACAAATGGCTTCTCCAAATAAGCGTTGGTTAGTTTTGAATAACAAGCTTTTAATCATGACatcagattttagttttctgaagagAAAACTAATGTGCCGGctatgtctatccgtccgcacttttttcctgtccgatCTCAGACcttaagaactactgagactaaaggactgcaaattgatatattgatcatccaccctccaatcataaaacataccaaattgcctccagttagcctcagtggtttttattttaatcgTGCATTTGGCgatgctataggacaggccaccaactggccatggttcaagtttcatgggccgcgattcatatggcattatacgctgtacagaaaaatcgattgcgccgaagagacttcggtacattttttacttgtttaatactGGATTGCCTTTGGGGTTGCTCGTTATACTCTAAAGgataatgacaatgaaaataataaatgaatgcagTAATAAACGTGATgttttactggagagagagagagagagagagagagagagagagagagagagagagagagagagaaatcttttagTTGCATCAAAAAAGGCACTTCTGTTTAGCATTCAGGGGCGAGAAATGCATTTATGCAAGTGGAGAAATAATTTCTTCCAGAGCCTCGTTTCACTGTAGCTGCACGTCAgcatcgtcattttttttttctcgaaaagtTTCGTTTGGCTTCCCAATAAGTTCGTTCGTTCGTCCGACAGGAAAGGCAGATCGCCACTATTATGGATAATTCTTCGGCCCACAAGGCGAAGAGACTTTCACTGCCACCTTGAAATGGACTCGTATGTCAGGGCGAGTTCCGAAAGTCttcaagagagaagaagaagaaggagaagaaggagaagaattccGAAAGTCGAAAGTctttcaaaagaagaagaagaagagaagaagacagaagaaaagaagaagaagaaatccgaAGTatttagagaagaagaagaagaagcagaagaagaagaagaagaatccgaagaaagaaagaagaaagaattcCAAGGAACGTCTAAAAtccaaaggagaagaagaagaagaagaagaagagaagaagaagagaagagataaaATCCGAAAGCTCTTcacagggaagaagaagataaaagggAGAGCAAGAAGAAAGTTTTcgagaataagaagaataagtcCCAAAGTCgttatggaagaagaagaagaataagtccCAAAGTCCTTATGGAAGGAGAAGAATAAGTCCCAAAGCCTTTATGGAAGAAGTACAAGTCCCACAGTCTTTATGTCAGTTTAAAGCAAAGGGATCGCCTTTGTAGAATGTGGACTTGTTGCTTAAAATTGCAGGACACATTAAAGACATCAGTAAGAAATATGAAGACCCAAGCGATGACACCTTTACACCACtccatatacgtgtatatatatatctattagtatatatatatatatatatatatatatatatatatatatctatatatatatatatatatatatataatatatatagattatatatattatatatatatatatgtatattaatagtatatgacatagtatatatattatatatacattataagtaaTCATGTATATATCCAaactatacatcatacatacatttatatatatatatatatatatatatatatatatatattgttacgaagtgccaagtatctggttaccacacttaccattcatttactgttacctcacaaaagccagacacctgaaccctcgtcacaggtattaaacgactgaatactctaagggcaacagtgatcccttaacaacttagcagtattgcagaaaatcagactaagttcatcaaaacaggtgtgaggtaatcttgtatgtaatttaattaatcaaagggcatcactccatcaacaactttaaaagtctaagtatttccctgatttcagaagtctaagtacttccctggttctaagtcacttcaagtaaattgaaggaaagccgatcaattaccactctatgtttttacctaatatcaatataatcaaatgcaaatatactggttagaaatgaaatacttataaaaaatttaaatacaaaaatttattattaaactccaagtttataagtgaaattcacaatatcagggaaaattactgttacttgaaaacaaagtaaaatttaattaattcttgaatcaaattaagtaaaattaaatcaaaattaatttatcacaaaattcaagaaaattaattatatcaaaattcaagtgttaggcaatgattgaaaatttgaaattaattcacaagtgctaaacaataattaaacttaaaaagaattttaagtaaatgcaaattaattcacaagtgttaaatttaattaaatgtgcaatgattaagcgatgaaaataactaagtcaattaaattgtgaatgcaaatgaaaatacagaaaaatgtgaacaatatcaaaataaaaaggcacacttcaataagaaaatgaaaaaatgcacaaaatgaaacaaacacaaaacacaaaaattcgcaatgtgtaaaagtgtaaatcttttcactcaaaacgtaaccatcagtttttaccaaaccttcgtaaccatctgttattagttactagttaaccattagatattagttgcaactaataaatatataacacactttacctttttggtataccaatttctttctttgctgcaggcttgtttcactttaccaaaaaccaggcgccgttacgaaacaatgtttgttcagattccacaaaaacactatttaacactaaataaactctaagaaatataaaatatgaaattctcaagttacaagtgaccaatttacgttacgttaatataatctcaaagatgtcgagggagagagagagatctgaaagcctcgcggttctaagatataatgaaattttcGTCCTCCTTGcagaaactggactgaggagatgacacaaaatgtttttggcacaaatgcttccagaagcttcgaaatcttgcacaacttttatacaaaatgtgtaatttgcacgtggcactcggcaaagacatacgggtatgagaccagtctgttcaaaaaaaagacatgtactctactcgatcgagacGAAGGAGAAacccttatcacacatgatgacagattcccaaaacacattgaagatccGAGCTCGCTTAtgaaacgtgttgacagattaggaaagcaaacagatctcgcagttcctctaatctcactatgctgacataatagggaaacaatcgtagttttgaatggacaaagaaaatctctctctttttacattctacgtttatatatatatatatataatatatatatatatatatatatatattatatatatatatatattcttttacattatgttatgcgaaacctgaacacatattttaaaacatcctatctctaagctatctaggaatctgaaaaaatgttgcacaattctacataacattttatacagtcacagaggactgtataaaatgttatatatatatatatatatatatatatatatatattatatatatatatatatatatatatctatatatacatatatatattatatatatatatatatataatttgctgcTGCTGATAAGTATGCCATACCAGTTTtccatttcaaaataattctCTCTACGCTATTCTTCTCCATGTTTCGCTTCTCTTCGACTCTGTCAAGGGtatgaaaatgcaaatgaaaggaCAGACATCTTTACCGGaagaaaaagttttgttttctgtttaccAAATGTGCTACGTAGTACAAGTCGTTTGAAAGAACTTAGCGCCGTGATTTTCATCCTAGTGGACACTTATCTTCggtttttttccttctgttttttaaatggaaaatctaCGAAGAAATTTATCGTACCTTCagcagaagattttttttttcatactttataGATTTAAATAAGAACCCACTGATTTATTTCATAGTTGAAAAATCAtcatttaaaggaaaattttgaGGCAATGTgcgaaataaaattcaaaaaagattaataaaagtcgagatttttaaaaaatggtgaAATTAATCACTTTTTAATTATGCTGATATACTACGTGAAAGCGTAATGGACTACTGATCATGTTTTgcactatatatatcattttattctGGCAGCTTTCCttatcatttccttttcctttcctaatttatctttttttatcacattatggATTTACTCTTGTATTGTAGCTTGCTCCACAAATGACTAACTTTTTATGTCTTTTCCAAATAAGTGTTGGTTAGTTTTGAATAACAAACTTTTAGTCATGACCACAGATTTATGtttactgaaaagaaaactaatgtgccggctttgtctatccgtccgcacttttttcctgtccgatCTCAGACcttaagaactactgagactaaaggactgcaaattgatatattgatcatccaccctccaatcataaaacataccaaattgcctcCAGTAAgcttcagtggtttttattttaatcgTGCATTTGGCgatgctataggacaggccaccaactggccatggttcaagtttcatgggccgcgattcatatggcattatacgctgtacagaaaaatcgattgcgccgaagagacttcggtacattttttacttgtttaatactGGATTGCCTTTGGGGTTGCTCGTTATACTCTAAAGgataatgacaatgaaaataataaatgaatgcagTAATAAACGTGATgttttactggagagagagagagagagagagagagagagagcattcagggcgagagagagagagagagagagagagagagagcattcaggGGCGAGAAATGCATTTATGCAAGTGGAGAAATAATTTCTTCCAGAGCCTCGTTTCACTGTAGCTGCACGTCAgcatcgtcattttttttttctcgaaaagtTTCGTTCGGCTTCCCAATAAGTTCGTTCGTTCGTCCGACAGGAAAGGCAGATCGCCACTATTATGGATAATTCTTCGGCCCACAAGGCGAAGAGACTTTCACTGCCACCTTGAAATGGACTCGTATGTCAGGGCGAGTTCCGAAAGTcttcagagaagaagaagaagaagaagaaatccgaAAGTcttcagagaagaagaagaagaagaagaagaaggagaattcCGGGAAAGTCTTTTTTTGAAGAAGAAagcagaaagaaggaagaaggaagaagaagaagaagaaatccgaagtctttaagaaattttaagaagaagaagaagaagaagaagaagaaagaagagaagaagacgaagaagaaatccgaaagtctttagaagaagaagaaggaaaggaaagaaagagaagaagaagaagaagagaaattccCGGAAAGTctttaagaagaaagaaaagaagaagaagaagaagaagaaagaaatccgAAAGTCttttaagaaagaagaagaagagaaaagaagaagaagaagaagaagaagaagaaaagccgaaaccaaagtcttttagagaagaagaagaagaagaagaagaagagaatccGAAAGtcttagagaagaagaagaagaagaagaagaagaattccgagtctttagagaagaagaagaagaaagaagaagagaagagaattccGAAAAgtctttaagaagaagaagaagaagaattccgaAAGTCtttagagaagaagaaagaagaagaagaagaagaagaattccgaAAGTctttagagaagaagaagaagaagaagaagaagaagaagaagaagaagaagaagagaatccgaaagtcttcaagagaaagaaggaagaagaagaagaagaagaagaagaagaaatccgaAAGTctttagagaaagaagaagaagaagaagaagaagaagaagaagaaatcagaaAGTCtttaagaagaaagaagaaaaggaaaaagaagaagaagaagaaccgaaAGTctttagagaagaagaagaagaagaagagaagaaattcCGAAAGTTctttagagaagaaggaagagaattccgaaagctttagagaagaagaagaagaaaagagaagaagaagaaggaaagaagaagaagaagaaacgaatcGAAAGTAAatttaagagaagaagaagaagaagaagaagaaaagaaattccGAAAGTatttagagaagaagaagaagaaagaagaagaagaatccgaAAGTCTtttagaaagaaggaagaagaagaagaagaagaagagaaggaacctccccaaaaagaagaagaagaattccgaAAGTctttaagagaaagaaagaagaagaagaaaaaagaagaaaccgACGAATCCGAAAGTcttaaagagaagaagagaagaagaaggaagaagaattcCGAAATCtttagagaagaagaaaaaaagaaaaagaagaggagagaatccGAGTctttagagaaagaagaagaaaaagagaagaaaaagaagaagaagaagaagaagatgaattcCGAAAAGTctttagagaagaagaagaagaagcagaaatcCGAAAGTctttagagaagaagaagaaaaagaagaagaagaagaagaagaaatccgaAAGTctttagagaagaagaagaagaagaagaagaagaagaagaaatccgaAAGtcttagagaagaagaagaagaagaagaagaagaagaagaaccgaaAGTCCGAAAGTctttagagaagaagaagaaagaagaagaaatccgAAAGTCTTTAGAagaataagagaaagaagaagaagaagaaatccgaAAGTctttagagaagaagaagaagaagtaatcgaagaagaagaagagaagaagagaagaagaagaaatccgaaagtctttagaagaagaagaagaagaagaaaagaatccgAAAGTCttttaagagaagaagaagaagaagaagaagaaatttagAAGAAATCCGAAAGTCctttagagaagaagaagagaagaagaagaagaagaagaagaagaagaaatccgaAAGTctttagagaagaagaagaagaagaagaaatccgaAAGTctttagagaagaagaagaagaagaagaaatccgaAAGTCTTtaagagaagaagaatgaagtttaagagaagaagaagaagcaagaagaagaagaaatccgaAAGTCTTtagtcgaagaagaagaagaagaagaaatccaaAGTctttagagaagaagaagaagaagaagaaagaaagtcagAAGAatttaagagaagaagaaatttgaagaagaagtaagaagaagaaatccGAAAGTctttagagaagaagaagaagaaaagaagaagaagaagaagaaatccgaAAGTctttagagaagaagaagaaaaagaaagaagaagaagaagaagaagaagaaatccgaAAGTctttagagaagaagaagaagaagaagaagaagaagaatccgaAATAAATCCGAAAgtttagagaagaagaagaagaagaagaagaagaagaaatccgaAAGTctttagagaagaagaagaagaagaagaagaagaagaagaag
Protein-coding sequences here:
- the LOC135203928 gene encoding uncharacterized protein LOC135203928 translates to MSGRVPKVFREEEEEEEIRKSSEKKKKKKKKENSGKRRRRRRRRRESESLREEEEEEEEEFRVFREEEEERRREENSEKSLRRRRRRIPKVFREEERRRRRRRIPKVFREEEEEEEEEEEEEEEENPKVFKRKKEEEEEEEEEEIRKSLEKEEEEEEEEEEEIRKSLRRKKKRKKKKKKNRKSLEKKKKKKRRNSESSLEKKEENSESFREEEEEKRRRRRKEEEEETNRKKKEEEEEEEEKEPPQKEEEEFRKSLRERKKKKKKEETDESESLKEKKRRRRKKNSEIFREEEKKKKKRRESESLEKEEEKEKKKKKKKKKMNSEKSLEKKKKKQKSESL
- the LOC135203927 gene encoding uncharacterized protein LOC135203927, translated to MSGRVPKVFKREEEEGEEGEEFRKSKVFQKKKKKRRRQKKRRRRNPKYLEKKKKKQKKKKKNPKKERRKNSKERLKSKGEEEEEEEEKKKRRDKIRKLFTGKKKIKGRARRKFSRIRRISPKVVMEEEEE